In one window of Tripterygium wilfordii isolate XIE 37 chromosome 1, ASM1340144v1, whole genome shotgun sequence DNA:
- the LOC120003932 gene encoding surfeit locus protein 6 homolog: MMARKKHMTVTESSLEVDLKSIIHDSSLFFDKLVELIPARFYLPIDDKDKPWFQGLSKGEKVLAKKESRENIKKARRERLDPEKSSASTLDLLKQNLEKEKSKNENNEDETETEIKSVMSSLEDNDRSVTYEELRKRLHLKIEELRGGRNSGSNDGKKKKNETKDVQQSKRKRDSGSEEKKPPTTSVSEDKMEKDVDEAAKELTFSRIKLGNEEEHGRKKKFSKLKKLEKAKNLEEAKMDPEKGEIVSKKHAWKAATSRAAGIKIHDDPKLLKQSIKKEKKKHQKNVGKWKERVETTEKLKAEKQKKRSHNISERIHEKKMRRIAKREKKLMRPGFEGRKEGFINASST; encoded by the exons ATG ATGGCAAGGAAAAAGCATATGACTGTTACTGAATCTTCTCTGGAGGTTGATCTAAAGTCTATCATCCATGATAGTTCCTTATTCTTCGACAAGCTGGTTGAGCTTATACCTGCAAGGTTCTATCTGCCAATTGATGACAAAGACAAGCCATGGTTTCAAGGTCTTAGCAAGGGTGAAAAGGTTTTGGCAAAGAAGGAATCAAGAGAGAACATCAAGAAGGCTAGAAGAGAACGACTCGACCCAGAGAAGTCTTCTGCCTCAACTCTCGATTTGCTAAAGCAAAacttggaaaaagaaaagtcaaaGAATGAGAATAATGAAGATGAAACTGAAACTGAGATTAAATCTGTAATGTCTAGTCTGGAAGATAATGATCGATCTGTGACATATGAAGAACTGCGGAAACGACTGCATCTCAAAATTGAAGAGCTTCGAGGTGGTAGAAATAGTGGAAGCAAtgatggaaaaaagaagaaaaatgagacTAAAGACGTTCAGCAAAGTAAACGGAAAAGGGACTCTGGTTCTGAAGAAAAGAAGCCGCCTACAACTAGTGTCTCGGAGGACAAAATGGAGAAGGATGTGGATGAAGCTGCAAAGGAACTCACATTTAGCCGTATTAAACTTGGAAATGAAGAAGAGCatggaagaaagaagaaattttcaaagctgaagaaacttgaaaaggcGAAAAACCTAGAAGAAGCAAAGATGGATCCAGAGAAGGGTGAGATCGTCTCAAAGAAGCATGCATGGAAAGCAGCTACGAGTAGAGCTGCTGGAATCAAGATTCATGATGATCCCAAACTATTGAAACAGAGCATtaagaaggagaaaaagaagcatCAGAAGAATGTTGGGAAGTGGAAAGAAAGAGTTGAAACCACAGAGAAGTTGAAAGCAGAGAAACAGAAAAAGAGATCACACAATATTTCTGAGAGGATTCACGAGAAGAAAATGCGTCGCATTgcaaaaagggagaaaaagcTCATGCGGCCAGGATTTGAAGGCCGTAAGGAAGGTTTCATCAATGCAAGTTCAACCTAA
- the LOC120003940 gene encoding transcription factor MYB2-like — translation MTISWGWGVMAGYLGWGLIEEGWRKGPWTAEEDRSLIEYVKLHGEGRWNSVARLTGLKRNGKSCRLRWVNYLRPDLKKGQITPHEESIILELHARWGNRWSKIARNLPGRTDNEIKNYWRTHFRKKTKLSPDSSKKAKTHLSKRQQFQKQQQQQQQQQQLQLQQLNQLNIKRIMSLLLEDDTNSDQKAESGVLVHLPRQEMATGTSNGRSSDHDQASNNCEESLWDGLWNLDDMHGNFCVGCAPATASKASSTGRVQNLVAPFC, via the exons ATGACTATTAGTTGGGGTTGGGGAGTGATGGCAGGGTATTTGGGTTGGGGTCTTATTGAAGAGGGTTGGAGGAAGGGGCCTTGGACAGCTGAGGAAGACAGGTCGCTCATTGAGTATGTGAAATTACATGGTGAAGGAAGATGGAACTCTGTGGCTAGGCTTACAG GATTGAAAAGAAATGGAAAGAGCTGCAGATTGAGGTGGGTGAATTATTTGAGGCCAGACCTTAAGAAGGGACAAATAACTCCACATGAAGAGAGTATTATACTAGAACTGCATGCTAGATGGGGGAACAG GTGGTCGAAAATTGCGCGGAATTTGCCAGGGAGAACAGATAATGAGATTAAGAATTATTGGAGGACCCATTTCAGGAAGAAGACCAAACTGTCTCCTGATAGTTCCAAAAAGGCCAAAACTCACCTTTCGAAGAGGCAACAGTTtcagaagcagcagcagcaacagcagcagcagcaacaattGCAGCTACAACAGCTCAATCAATTGAACATCAAGAGAATCATGTCCTTATTACTTGAAGATGATACGAATAGTGACCAGAAAGCAGAATCGGGAGTACTAGTTCACttgccaaggcaagaaatggcCACTGGTACTAGTAATGGGAGGAGTAGTGACCATGACCAGGCCTCTAATAACTGTGAGGAGAGTTTATGGGATGGCTTGTGGAACTTGGATGATATGcatgggaatttttgtgtgggATGTGCACCTGCAACTGCAAGCAAAGCTAGTAGTACTGGTAGAGTGCAGAATTTAGTTGCTCCTTTTTGCTAA
- the LOC120002998 gene encoding LOW QUALITY PROTEIN: probable folate-biopterin transporter 8, chloroplastic (The sequence of the model RefSeq protein was modified relative to this genomic sequence to represent the inferred CDS: inserted 1 base in 1 codon) — protein MAHGLNVHPSTLQLVQYSGNLPMVAKPLYGILSDALYIFGAHRIPYISIGVLLQVLSWGSLALAPVVGQALPNLLVCVLLSNLGASITEVAKDALVAEYGQKYKMGGLQSYAYMASAVGGVLGNLLGGYFLLKAPQRTMFLVFAVLLSIQFTFSSTTREDFLGLSLRPNQARKSIWESIRKQLSDLKMAIKEDSISCPLAWVVASSAMVPILSGSIFCYQTQCLHLDPSVIGMSRVLAQLMLLSLTVLYDRCWKDVPLRKLVGAVQILYGCCLLLDLVLVRQINLLLGIPNEVFALCFSGFAEDLAQFKLLPLLVLVVNLCPRGCERSLTSFLASALCLSSILRGFLGVELASLIGITSSDYSSLPAGILIQFLAALVPLGWLHYVPMCQTIIEKDXKRSSSRRTRRNKRIGRTVLGSISVYRRERESKTQS, from the exons ATGGCACATGGTCTCAACGTACACCCTTCAACATTGCAGCTTGTACAGTACTCTGGTAACCTTCCCATGGTGGCCAAGCCTCTCTATGGGATCCTCTCTGACGCTCTTTACATTTTTGGTGCTCACAGAATACCTTATATTTCCATTGGAG TTCTTTTGCAGGTCTTGTCTTGGGGTTCATTGGCATTAGCTCCTGTTGTAGGTCAAGCCCTTCCAAACCTCCTGGTGTGTGTGCTTCTAAGCAATCTGGGAGCATCCATTACAGAAGTTGCTAAGGATGCTCTTGTGGCAGAGTATGGCCAGAAATACAAAATGGGAGGCCTCCAGTCTTATGCATATATGGCCTCAGCTGTGGGTGGTGTCTTAGGCAACTTACTAGGTGGATATTTTTTGCTCAAAGCACCACAAAGAACAATGTTTCTCGTATTTGCAGTGCTCTTATCTATTCAATTCACGTTTTCATCGACAACAAGAGAGGATTTTCTTGGATTATCACTGCGACCAAACCAAGCAAGGAAATCAATTTGGGAAAGTATCAGAAAACAGCTATCTGATCTTAAAATGGCAATAAAAGAGGACAGCATCTCATGCCCTCTTGCTTGGGTTGTAGCTTCTAGTGCCATGGTCCCGATTCTCTCAGGTTCTATCTTCTGCTATCAAACTCAGTGTCTACATCTCGATCCTTCTGTTATAGGGATGTCACGAGTGCTTGCTCAGTTGATGCTTCTTTCCTTGACTGTACTTTATGACCGATGCTGGAAAGATGTTCCATTGAGGAAGTTGGTTGGTGCAGTGCAGATATTATATGGTTGTTGCCTTCTTCTTGACCTTGTTCTAGTGAGACAGATCAATCTTTTGCTAGGAATTCCAAATGAGGTGTTCGCCCTTTGCTTTTCTGGTTTTGCAGAGGATCTTGCACAATTCAAGCTTCTTCCTCTTTTGGTGCTAGTGGTGAATTTATGCCCCCGAGGTTGTGAAAGATCTCTCACTTCGTTCTTAGCATCAGCATTGTGTTTGTCATCCATTCTCCGTGGTTTTCTGGGCGTGGAGTTGGCTTCTTTGATTGGAATAACGTCTAGTGATTACTCAAGCTTGCCAGCGGGTATTTTGATACAGTTCCTTGCAGCGTTAGTGCCTCTAGGATGGCTACATTATGTACCCATGTGCCAAACAATTATTGAGAAGG AAAAGAGAAGTTCGAGTAGAAGAACCCGGAGAAACAAACGGATTGGAAGAACGGTGCTAGGTTCAATATCTGTTTATCGACGCGAAAGGGAATCCAAGACACAGAGTTGA
- the LOC119995220 gene encoding uncharacterized protein LOC119995220, whose translation RSPTINAHHLNCFNSHNHNHTHPPCTNCSCCGSSFPSPTPALPSSTDLHINPLKRRSPEPSTGVITTTAVTDSSVPIAKKLFQDKRQTYSGQENSTLPGFTKISLPLVLVQFQECSFPVLRRCASDPYNPPQSPPKNSMIVGVNYSTPSSYSASLPPLPLSLQRSVSDSMPSTAKTFSRSSNSNEMGLEHSPNSKRMKEGLKEMKMWWEELLNAAEEAADADENSHILASQV comes from the exons CGATCTCCAACAATCAACGCACACCACCTCAACTGCTTCAACTCCCACAACCACAATCACACCCACCCACCTTGCACCAACTGCAGCTGCTGTGGCTCCTCTTTCCCCTCCCCAACCCCAGCACTGCCATCATCTACCGACCTCCACATTAACCCCTTGAAGCGTCGCTCTCCTGAACCGAGTACTGGCGTTATAACTACCACCGCAGTCACGGACTCGTCAGTACCCATTGCCAAGAAGCTCTTTCAGGACAAACGACAAACATATTCTGGGCAAGAAAACTCCACTCTCCCTGGCTTCACCAAGATTTCTCTCCCATTGGTTCTGGTTCAATTTCAGGAATGTTCTTTCCCTGTTCTTCGTCGATGTGCCTCTGATCCCTACAATCCACCTCAATCTCCGCCGAAGAATTCCATGATTGTGGGTGTCAATTATTCGACACCGTCGTCTTATTCTGCTTCACTGCCGCCGTTGCCGCTCTCCCTCCAGAGATCCGTTTCTGATTCGATGCCTTCCACTGCCAAGACCTTTTCAAGGTCGTCGAACTCAAACGAGATGGGTCTGGAACATAGTCCCAATTCTAAG AGGATGAAGGAAGGATTGAAGGAAATGAAAATGTGGTGGGAAGAGCTGTTGAATGCAGCTGAGGAAGCAGCAGACGCTGACGAGAACAGTCACATTCTTGCTTCAcaggtttga